One genomic window of Eleginops maclovinus isolate JMC-PN-2008 ecotype Puerto Natales chromosome 12, JC_Emac_rtc_rv5, whole genome shotgun sequence includes the following:
- the gadd45ga gene encoding growth arrest and DNA-damage-inducible, gamma a, which translates to MTLEEIRGQENTMESADRVQSAGAALEELLVAAKKQDYLTVGVYESAKVMNVDPDSVAFCVLATDEEYECDIALQIHFTLIQAFCFDNDINVVRVNDIERLADLVSTDETGEPKDAHCILVTSPSANPWKDPALDKLSLFCEESRSVYDWVPTITLPER; encoded by the exons ATGACTCTGGAAGAGATCCGCGGACAAGAGAACACAATGGAAAGCGCAGATAG ggTGCAAAGTGCAGGCGCAGCACTGGAAGAGCTGCTGGTCGCTGCGAAGAAGCAGGACTACCTGACTGTTGGAGTTTATGAATCTGCTAAAGTCATGAATGT TGACCCAGACAGCGTGGCATTCTGTGTCCTTGCAACCGATGAGGAGTACGAGTGTGACATTGCTCTGCAGATCCACTTCACCCTCATTCAGGCTTTCTGctttgacaacgacatcaacgTAGTGCGCGTCAATGACATCGAGCGCCTGGCTGACCTCGTGAGCACAGACGAAACCGGCGAGCCCAAGGACGCACACTGCATTCTTGTCACG agcCCCAGTGCAAATCCATGGAAAGATCCTGCTCTGGACAAGCTGAGTCTGTTCTGTGAGGAGAGCCGCAGTGTGTACGACTGGGTGCCCACCATCACTCTCCCAGAGCGCTGA